From a single Capsicum annuum cultivar UCD-10X-F1 chromosome 12, UCD10Xv1.1, whole genome shotgun sequence genomic region:
- the LOC107851907 gene encoding uncharacterized protein LOC107851907: MCVVFDRNESIIKAVSVVYPNVLHLACIWHLWKNVCGYFRKSKESISDLYYSMAKAYRKEDFDYLTAKIEKVDSRVKKYLQEDGYEKWSRCHSPVNKGRMMTSNITECINGYLVEARKLPIYGFLEEARILSGSWICKNSEIASYTSTTLGRRFDEILTLNGTKALRMTVKASSPYIYSVYESGRRYIVDLESESCSCWRFQIDQIPCAHAVAVLKSKHVKEFGLYCSEYYKPATLVKTYEVPIIPMPDRTGWNVPNSVAEVEVLPLIFKRLPGRPKKGRKKKSNETLSSSTNRCGRCGHEGHNRRSCNFFPKEN; encoded by the exons ATGTGTGTTGTCTTTGATCGAAATGAAAGTATCATCAAAGCAGTTAGTGTTGTATATCCAAATGTCCTACATCTTGCATGTATTTGGCATCTCTGGAAAAATGTTTGTGGTTACTTTCGGAAAAGCAAAGAAAGTATTAGTGATTTGTATTATTCAATGGCCAAGGCTTATCGAAAAGAGGATTTTGACTACTTAACGGCAAAGATTGAAAAAGTTGATTCGAGAGTGAAAAAATATCTACAAGAAGATGGATATGAAAAGTGGAGTAGGTGTCATTCACCGGTAAACAAAGGTCGGATGATGACTTCGAATATTACTGAGTGTATTAATGGGTATTTGGTGGAGGCCAGAAAATTGCCAATATATGGATTCTTAGAAGAGGCGCGAATTTTATCTGGATCTTGGATCTGTAAAAACAGTGAGATAGCTTCATATACAAGTACTACGTTGGGTCGTAGATTTGATGAAATCTTAACTCTCAATGGTACGAAAGCGTTGAGGATGACG GTTAAGGCGTCTTCACCgtatatatattcagtttatgAATCTGGACGAAGATACATTGTCGACCTTGAAAGTGAGTCATGCAGCTGTTGGAGGTTCCAAATAGATCAAATACCTTGTGCTCACGCTGTTGCCGTATTGAAATCTAAACATGTAAAGGAATTTGGTCTATATTGTTCTGAATACTACAAACCAGCTACTTTGGTGAAGACTTATGAAGTTCCAATCATTCCCATGCCAGATAGGACAGGCTGGAATGTTCCTAATAGTGTAGCTGAGGTGGAAGTGTTGCCCCTGATATTCAAAAGACTTCCAGGAAGGCCGAAGAAAGGGCGGAAGAAAAAATCTAACGAAACACTTTCATCAAGCACAAATCGTTGCGGACGTTGTGGACATGAAGGACACAATAGGCGTTCCTGCAATTTCTTTCCAAAAGAGaattaa